One Ictalurus furcatus strain D&B chromosome 25, Billie_1.0, whole genome shotgun sequence DNA window includes the following coding sequences:
- the kifap3a gene encoding kinesin-associated protein 3a isoform X1 gives MQADNVRYLKRKVKGGSLDVHPTEKALIVQYEVEATIMGEMGGPMLGERKACQKTVRLKSLNASTDIGSLARKVVEECKLISPSKLPEVERLLFYLQNRNSAPEKKEKKQIKPRDPAPFEGMELDEEANINSIDDYVELLYEDFPEKIRGATLILQLARNPDNLEELLQNETALGALARVLREDWKQSIDLSTTIIYIFFCFSSFIQFHALITHYKIGVLCMGIMEHELKRYDLWQEELQKKKRADILSAWLVRVLDRVEREEDPENQNLKKEYEKALKKYHGLLTKQEQLLRVALYLLLNLSEDTRIELKMRNKNIVHLLVKTLDRESEELLVLVVSFLKKLSIFLENKNDMAETDTVEKLAKLVPCDHEDLLNVTLRLLLNLSFDTGLRSKMVQVGLLPKLTALLGDEAQKHLAMRILYHISMDDRFKSMFAYTDCIPQVMKMLFDCGEEGADPELISFSINLAANKRNAQLICEGNGLKMLMKRAFKLKDPLMMKMIRNISQHDGPSKNLFIDYVGDLAAQIGQNEDEEFMIECLGTLANLTIPDLDWELVLKEYNLVPFLKDHLKPGSAEDDLVLEVVIMIGTVSMDDSCAAMLAKSGIIPALIELLNAQQEDDEFVCQIVYVFYQMVFHQATRDVIIKETQAPAYLIDLMHDKNAEICNVCDNTLDIIAEYDEEWGRKIQSEKFRWHNSQWLEMVENRQMDEVEPFLYGDEGEPFLQGADILERPDLFYSAVDGLISADAAITPDFFTDFQNGDYVASQGFPGSAVSERYGQGAGGPMRPATAYGFRPDEQYYYSYSASRTDLVCPLIYSVFAISDIHLCNETSKALHVPRFQQPFKT, from the exons ATGCAAGCAGACAACgtaagatatttaaaaag GAAAGTCAAGGGAGGTAGTCTGGATGTCCATCCTACAGAGAAAGCCCTTATTGTCCAGTATGAAGTGGAAGCGACTATAATGGGCGAAATGGGAGGCCCGATGCTTGGAGAACGCAAGGCGTGTCAGAAAAC TGTTCGTCTGAAAAGCCTTAATGCCAGCACGGATATTGGGTCATTAGCGCGGAAAGTGGTGGAGGAATGCAAGCTCATTTCACCATCCAAGCTCCCAGAAGTGGAGCGACTGCTCTTCTACCTACAGAACCGCAATTCAGCTCCAG agaaaaaagagaagaagcagATAAAGCCAAGAGATCCTGCTCCGTTTGAAGGCATGGAG CTGGACGAGGAGGCCAACATTAACAGCATCGATGACTACGTGGAGCTGCTGTACGAGGACTTTCCAGAGAAAATCAGAGGAGCCACGCTTATTCTGCAGCTGGCCCGTAATCCTGACAACCTGGAGGAGCTGCTTCAGAACG AAACAGCTTTGGGAGCCCTGGCACGAGTACTGAGGGAGGACTGGAAGCAGAGCATAGACTTGTCAACTACCATCATCTACATCTTCTTTTGTTTCTCCAG TTTCATCCAGTTCCATGCGCTCATCACTCACTATAAGATTGGCGTTCTGTGCATGGGCATCATGGAGCATGAGCTGAAGAGGTACGACCTGTGGCAGGAGGAGCTGCAGAAGAAGAAGCGAGCTGATATCCTTTCTGCGTGGTTGGTCAGAG TCCTTGACAGGGTTGAACGGGAGGAAGACCCAGAGAACCAAAATCTGAAGAAAGAGTATGAGAAAGCGCTGAAGAAGTACCACGGCTTGCTGACCAAGCAGGAACAGCTGCTGAGAG TGGCTCTGTATCTACTGCTGAACCTGTCTGAGGACACGCGCATAGAGCTGAAGATGAGGAACAAAAATATAGTGCACTTGCTGGTGAAAACCCTGGACCGGGAAAGTGAGGAGCTCCTGGTGCTCGTCGTGTCCTTTCTGAAGAAGCTCAGCATCTTCCTGGAGAACAAGAACGATATG GCTGAAACGGACACTGTGGAGAAGTTGGCTAAGCTGGTCCCTTGTGATCATGAGGATCTGCTGAATGTCACTCTGCGTCTCCTCCTCAACCTCTCCTTCGATACAGGCCTCCGCAGCAAGATGGTGCAGGTGGGCCTGCTGCCCAAGCTCACCGCGCTGCTAG GAGATGAAGCACAGAAGCATTTAGCCATGCGCATACTGTACCATATTAGCATGGATGACCGCTTCAAGTCCATGTTCGCCTACACAGACTGTATTCCACAG GTGATGAAGATGTTGTTTGATTGCGGTGAGGAAGGCGCAGACCCAGAGCTCATCTCCTTCAGCATCAATCTGGCAGCCAACAAGAGAAATGCACAGCTCATTTGTGAAG GTAATGGACTGAAGATGCTGATGAAGAGAGCGTTCAAGCTGAAGGATCCActgatgatgaaaatgatccgGAACATCTCCCAACACGACGGACCTTCCAAGAATTTATTCATT GATTATGTCGGAGACCTTGCCGCTCAGATTGGTCAGAACGAGGACGAGGAGTTCATGATCGAGTGTTTGGGGACACTCGCTAACCTCACCATCCCTGACCTGGACTGGGAGCTGGTGCTTAAAGAATACAACCTAGTACCCTTCCTTAAAGACCACCTCAAACCTG GTTCTGCAGAAGACGACCTTGTACTGGAGGTGGTGATAATGATCGGCACGGTCTCTATGGATGACTCCTGCGCCGCCATGTTAGCCAAGTCAGGCATCATCCCTGCTCTTATAGAGCTACTCAATG CTCAACAGGAGGATGATGAGTTTGTTTGTCAAATCGTATACGTCTTCTACCAGATGGTGTTTCACCAGGCCACTCGAGACGTCATTATAAAGGAGACCC AAGCTCCAGCTTACCTCATCGACCTGATGCATGACAAGAACGCTGAAATCTGCAACGTGTGTGACAACACACTGGATATTATAGCC GAATATGATGAAGAATGGGGGAGGAAGATCCAGAGCGAGAAGTTCCGCTGGCACAACTCTCAGTGGCTGGAGATGGTTGAGAATCGGCAGATGGATGAAGTGGAACCCTTCTTGTACGGCGATGAAGGAGAGCCCTTTTTACAGGGAGCGGACATTCTGGAGCGGCCCGACCTCTTCTACAGTGCAG TAGATGGATTAATCTCTGCAGATGCTGCCATCACTCCAGACTTCTTTACAGACTTTCAAAATGGAGACTATGTTGCATCACAGGGTTTCCCTGGCAG TGCTGTCTCCGAGAGATATGGTCAGGGGGCAGGGGGACCCATGCGGCCTGCTACAGCCTACGGTTTCCGGCCCGATGAGCAATACTACTACAGCTACTCAGCATCACG tacagatTTAGTCTGTCCTTTAATCTACAGTGTGTTTGCTATAAGTGACATACACTTGTGTAATGAAACTTCGAAGGCACTACATGTACCCAGATTTCAGCAGCCTTTTAAAACATAG
- the kifap3a gene encoding kinesin-associated protein 3a isoform X4, producing MQADNVRYLKRKVKGGSLDVHPTEKALIVQYEVEATIMGEMGGPMLGERKACQKTVRLKSLNASTDIGSLARKVVEECKLISPSKLPEVERLLFYLQNRNSAPEKKEKKQIKPRDPAPFEGMELDEEANINSIDDYVELLYEDFPEKIRGATLILQLARNPDNLEELLQNETALGALARVLREDWKQSIDLSTTIIYIFFCFSSFIQFHALITHYKIGVLCMGIMEHELKRYDLWQEELQKKKRADILSAWLVRVLDRVEREEDPENQNLKKEYEKALKKYHGLLTKQEQLLRVALYLLLNLSEDTRIELKMRNKNIVHLLVKTLDRESEELLVLVVSFLKKLSIFLENKNDMAETDTVEKLAKLVPCDHEDLLNVTLRLLLNLSFDTGLRSKMVQVGLLPKLTALLGDEAQKHLAMRILYHISMDDRFKSMFAYTDCIPQVMKMLFDCGEEGADPELISFSINLAANKRNAQLICEGNGLKMLMKRAFKLKDPLMMKMIRNISQHDGPSKNLFIDYVGDLAAQIGQNEDEEFMIECLGTLANLTIPDLDWELVLKEYNLVPFLKDHLKPGSAEDDLVLEVVIMIGTVSMDDSCAAMLAKSGIIPALIELLNAQQEDDEFVCQIVYVFYQMVFHQATRDVIIKETQAPAYLIDLMHDKNAEICNVCDNTLDIIAEYDEEWGRKIQSEKFRWHNSQWLEMVENRQMDEVEPFLYGDEGEPFLQGADILERPDLFYSAVDGLISADAAITPDFFTDFQNGDYVASQGFPGSAVSERYGQGAGGPMRPATAYGFRPDEQYYYSYSASR from the exons ATGCAAGCAGACAACgtaagatatttaaaaag GAAAGTCAAGGGAGGTAGTCTGGATGTCCATCCTACAGAGAAAGCCCTTATTGTCCAGTATGAAGTGGAAGCGACTATAATGGGCGAAATGGGAGGCCCGATGCTTGGAGAACGCAAGGCGTGTCAGAAAAC TGTTCGTCTGAAAAGCCTTAATGCCAGCACGGATATTGGGTCATTAGCGCGGAAAGTGGTGGAGGAATGCAAGCTCATTTCACCATCCAAGCTCCCAGAAGTGGAGCGACTGCTCTTCTACCTACAGAACCGCAATTCAGCTCCAG agaaaaaagagaagaagcagATAAAGCCAAGAGATCCTGCTCCGTTTGAAGGCATGGAG CTGGACGAGGAGGCCAACATTAACAGCATCGATGACTACGTGGAGCTGCTGTACGAGGACTTTCCAGAGAAAATCAGAGGAGCCACGCTTATTCTGCAGCTGGCCCGTAATCCTGACAACCTGGAGGAGCTGCTTCAGAACG AAACAGCTTTGGGAGCCCTGGCACGAGTACTGAGGGAGGACTGGAAGCAGAGCATAGACTTGTCAACTACCATCATCTACATCTTCTTTTGTTTCTCCAG TTTCATCCAGTTCCATGCGCTCATCACTCACTATAAGATTGGCGTTCTGTGCATGGGCATCATGGAGCATGAGCTGAAGAGGTACGACCTGTGGCAGGAGGAGCTGCAGAAGAAGAAGCGAGCTGATATCCTTTCTGCGTGGTTGGTCAGAG TCCTTGACAGGGTTGAACGGGAGGAAGACCCAGAGAACCAAAATCTGAAGAAAGAGTATGAGAAAGCGCTGAAGAAGTACCACGGCTTGCTGACCAAGCAGGAACAGCTGCTGAGAG TGGCTCTGTATCTACTGCTGAACCTGTCTGAGGACACGCGCATAGAGCTGAAGATGAGGAACAAAAATATAGTGCACTTGCTGGTGAAAACCCTGGACCGGGAAAGTGAGGAGCTCCTGGTGCTCGTCGTGTCCTTTCTGAAGAAGCTCAGCATCTTCCTGGAGAACAAGAACGATATG GCTGAAACGGACACTGTGGAGAAGTTGGCTAAGCTGGTCCCTTGTGATCATGAGGATCTGCTGAATGTCACTCTGCGTCTCCTCCTCAACCTCTCCTTCGATACAGGCCTCCGCAGCAAGATGGTGCAGGTGGGCCTGCTGCCCAAGCTCACCGCGCTGCTAG GAGATGAAGCACAGAAGCATTTAGCCATGCGCATACTGTACCATATTAGCATGGATGACCGCTTCAAGTCCATGTTCGCCTACACAGACTGTATTCCACAG GTGATGAAGATGTTGTTTGATTGCGGTGAGGAAGGCGCAGACCCAGAGCTCATCTCCTTCAGCATCAATCTGGCAGCCAACAAGAGAAATGCACAGCTCATTTGTGAAG GTAATGGACTGAAGATGCTGATGAAGAGAGCGTTCAAGCTGAAGGATCCActgatgatgaaaatgatccgGAACATCTCCCAACACGACGGACCTTCCAAGAATTTATTCATT GATTATGTCGGAGACCTTGCCGCTCAGATTGGTCAGAACGAGGACGAGGAGTTCATGATCGAGTGTTTGGGGACACTCGCTAACCTCACCATCCCTGACCTGGACTGGGAGCTGGTGCTTAAAGAATACAACCTAGTACCCTTCCTTAAAGACCACCTCAAACCTG GTTCTGCAGAAGACGACCTTGTACTGGAGGTGGTGATAATGATCGGCACGGTCTCTATGGATGACTCCTGCGCCGCCATGTTAGCCAAGTCAGGCATCATCCCTGCTCTTATAGAGCTACTCAATG CTCAACAGGAGGATGATGAGTTTGTTTGTCAAATCGTATACGTCTTCTACCAGATGGTGTTTCACCAGGCCACTCGAGACGTCATTATAAAGGAGACCC AAGCTCCAGCTTACCTCATCGACCTGATGCATGACAAGAACGCTGAAATCTGCAACGTGTGTGACAACACACTGGATATTATAGCC GAATATGATGAAGAATGGGGGAGGAAGATCCAGAGCGAGAAGTTCCGCTGGCACAACTCTCAGTGGCTGGAGATGGTTGAGAATCGGCAGATGGATGAAGTGGAACCCTTCTTGTACGGCGATGAAGGAGAGCCCTTTTTACAGGGAGCGGACATTCTGGAGCGGCCCGACCTCTTCTACAGTGCAG TAGATGGATTAATCTCTGCAGATGCTGCCATCACTCCAGACTTCTTTACAGACTTTCAAAATGGAGACTATGTTGCATCACAGGGTTTCCCTGGCAG TGCTGTCTCCGAGAGATATGGTCAGGGGGCAGGGGGACCCATGCGGCCTGCTACAGCCTACGGTTTCCGGCCCGATGAGCAATACTACTACAGCTACTCAGCATCACGGTAG
- the kifap3a gene encoding kinesin-associated protein 3a isoform X3, with amino-acid sequence MQADNVRYLKRKVKGGSLDVHPTEKALIVQYEVEATIMGEMGGPMLGERKACQKTVRLKSLNASTDIGSLARKVVEECKLISPSKLPEVERLLFYLQNRNSAPEKKEKKQIKPRDPAPFEGMELDEEANINSIDDYVELLYEDFPEKIRGATLILQLARNPDNLEELLQNETALGALARVLREDWKQSIDLSTTIIYIFFCFSSFIQFHALITHYKIGVLCMGIMEHELKRYDLWQEELQKKKRADILSAWLVRVLDRVEREEDPENQNLKKEYEKALKKYHGLLTKQEQLLRVALYLLLNLSEDTRIELKMRNKNIVHLLVKTLDRESEELLVLVVSFLKKLSIFLENKNDMAETDTVEKLAKLVPCDHEDLLNVTLRLLLNLSFDTGLRSKMVQVGLLPKLTALLGDEAQKHLAMRILYHISMDDRFKSMFAYTDCIPQVMKMLFDCGEEGADPELISFSINLAANKRNAQLICEGNGLKMLMKRAFKLKDPLMMKMIRNISQHDGPSKNLFIDYVGDLAAQIGQNEDEEFMIECLGTLANLTIPDLDWELVLKEYNLVPFLKDHLKPGSAEDDLVLEVVIMIGTVSMDDSCAAMLAKSGIIPALIELLNAQQEDDEFVCQIVYVFYQMVFHQATRDVIIKETQAPAYLIDLMHDKNAEICNVCDNTLDIIAEYDEEWGRKIQSEKFRWHNSQWLEMVENRQMDEVEPFLYGDEGEPFLQGADILERPDLFYSADGLISADAAITPDFFTDFQNGDYVASQGFPGSRAHLKSAVSVHRPHPLASLPAPPLPPTAIAVVWRGRKYTTRSHNTLQISPPCSVSCCHDSFAKHKPMI; translated from the exons ATGCAAGCAGACAACgtaagatatttaaaaag GAAAGTCAAGGGAGGTAGTCTGGATGTCCATCCTACAGAGAAAGCCCTTATTGTCCAGTATGAAGTGGAAGCGACTATAATGGGCGAAATGGGAGGCCCGATGCTTGGAGAACGCAAGGCGTGTCAGAAAAC TGTTCGTCTGAAAAGCCTTAATGCCAGCACGGATATTGGGTCATTAGCGCGGAAAGTGGTGGAGGAATGCAAGCTCATTTCACCATCCAAGCTCCCAGAAGTGGAGCGACTGCTCTTCTACCTACAGAACCGCAATTCAGCTCCAG agaaaaaagagaagaagcagATAAAGCCAAGAGATCCTGCTCCGTTTGAAGGCATGGAG CTGGACGAGGAGGCCAACATTAACAGCATCGATGACTACGTGGAGCTGCTGTACGAGGACTTTCCAGAGAAAATCAGAGGAGCCACGCTTATTCTGCAGCTGGCCCGTAATCCTGACAACCTGGAGGAGCTGCTTCAGAACG AAACAGCTTTGGGAGCCCTGGCACGAGTACTGAGGGAGGACTGGAAGCAGAGCATAGACTTGTCAACTACCATCATCTACATCTTCTTTTGTTTCTCCAG TTTCATCCAGTTCCATGCGCTCATCACTCACTATAAGATTGGCGTTCTGTGCATGGGCATCATGGAGCATGAGCTGAAGAGGTACGACCTGTGGCAGGAGGAGCTGCAGAAGAAGAAGCGAGCTGATATCCTTTCTGCGTGGTTGGTCAGAG TCCTTGACAGGGTTGAACGGGAGGAAGACCCAGAGAACCAAAATCTGAAGAAAGAGTATGAGAAAGCGCTGAAGAAGTACCACGGCTTGCTGACCAAGCAGGAACAGCTGCTGAGAG TGGCTCTGTATCTACTGCTGAACCTGTCTGAGGACACGCGCATAGAGCTGAAGATGAGGAACAAAAATATAGTGCACTTGCTGGTGAAAACCCTGGACCGGGAAAGTGAGGAGCTCCTGGTGCTCGTCGTGTCCTTTCTGAAGAAGCTCAGCATCTTCCTGGAGAACAAGAACGATATG GCTGAAACGGACACTGTGGAGAAGTTGGCTAAGCTGGTCCCTTGTGATCATGAGGATCTGCTGAATGTCACTCTGCGTCTCCTCCTCAACCTCTCCTTCGATACAGGCCTCCGCAGCAAGATGGTGCAGGTGGGCCTGCTGCCCAAGCTCACCGCGCTGCTAG GAGATGAAGCACAGAAGCATTTAGCCATGCGCATACTGTACCATATTAGCATGGATGACCGCTTCAAGTCCATGTTCGCCTACACAGACTGTATTCCACAG GTGATGAAGATGTTGTTTGATTGCGGTGAGGAAGGCGCAGACCCAGAGCTCATCTCCTTCAGCATCAATCTGGCAGCCAACAAGAGAAATGCACAGCTCATTTGTGAAG GTAATGGACTGAAGATGCTGATGAAGAGAGCGTTCAAGCTGAAGGATCCActgatgatgaaaatgatccgGAACATCTCCCAACACGACGGACCTTCCAAGAATTTATTCATT GATTATGTCGGAGACCTTGCCGCTCAGATTGGTCAGAACGAGGACGAGGAGTTCATGATCGAGTGTTTGGGGACACTCGCTAACCTCACCATCCCTGACCTGGACTGGGAGCTGGTGCTTAAAGAATACAACCTAGTACCCTTCCTTAAAGACCACCTCAAACCTG GTTCTGCAGAAGACGACCTTGTACTGGAGGTGGTGATAATGATCGGCACGGTCTCTATGGATGACTCCTGCGCCGCCATGTTAGCCAAGTCAGGCATCATCCCTGCTCTTATAGAGCTACTCAATG CTCAACAGGAGGATGATGAGTTTGTTTGTCAAATCGTATACGTCTTCTACCAGATGGTGTTTCACCAGGCCACTCGAGACGTCATTATAAAGGAGACCC AAGCTCCAGCTTACCTCATCGACCTGATGCATGACAAGAACGCTGAAATCTGCAACGTGTGTGACAACACACTGGATATTATAGCC GAATATGATGAAGAATGGGGGAGGAAGATCCAGAGCGAGAAGTTCCGCTGGCACAACTCTCAGTGGCTGGAGATGGTTGAGAATCGGCAGATGGATGAAGTGGAACCCTTCTTGTACGGCGATGAAGGAGAGCCCTTTTTACAGGGAGCGGACATTCTGGAGCGGCCCGACCTCTTCTACAGTGCAG ATGGATTAATCTCTGCAGATGCTGCCATCACTCCAGACTTCTTTACAGACTTTCAAAATGGAGACTATGTTGCATCACAGGGTTTCCCTGGCAG CAGAGCACATCTCAAAAGCGCTGTGTCAGTTCATCGCCCCCACCCTCTTGCTTCCCTGCCTGCACCACCACTCCCTCCAACAGCAATAGCTGTAGTGTGGAGGGGGAGAAAATACACAACTCGCTCTCATAACACTCTACAGATCAGCCCCCCATGCTCTGTTTCCTGCTGTCATGACAGCTTTGCAAAGCACAAACCGATGATTTGA
- the kifap3a gene encoding kinesin-associated protein 3a isoform X5 produces MQADNVRYLKRKVKGGSLDVHPTEKALIVQYEVEATIMGEMGGPMLGERKACQKTVRLKSLNASTDIGSLARKVVEECKLISPSKLPEVERLLFYLQNRNSAPEKKEKKQIKPRDPAPFEGMELDEEANINSIDDYVELLYEDFPEKIRGATLILQLARNPDNLEELLQNETALGALARVLREDWKQSIDLSTTIIYIFFCFSSFIQFHALITHYKIGVLCMGIMEHELKRYDLWQEELQKKKRAGEEDPENQNLKKEYEKALKKYHGLLTKQEQLLRVALYLLLNLSEDTRIELKMRNKNIVHLLVKTLDRESEELLVLVVSFLKKLSIFLENKNDMAETDTVEKLAKLVPCDHEDLLNVTLRLLLNLSFDTGLRSKMVQVGLLPKLTALLGDEAQKHLAMRILYHISMDDRFKSMFAYTDCIPQVMKMLFDCGEEGADPELISFSINLAANKRNAQLICEGNGLKMLMKRAFKLKDPLMMKMIRNISQHDGPSKNLFIDYVGDLAAQIGQNEDEEFMIECLGTLANLTIPDLDWELVLKEYNLVPFLKDHLKPGSAEDDLVLEVVIMIGTVSMDDSCAAMLAKSGIIPALIELLNAQQEDDEFVCQIVYVFYQMVFHQATRDVIIKETQAPAYLIDLMHDKNAEICNVCDNTLDIIAEYDEEWGRKIQSEKFRWHNSQWLEMVENRQMDEVEPFLYGDEGEPFLQGADILERPDLFYSADGLISADAAITPDFFTDFQNGDYVASQGFPGSAVSERYGQGAGGPMRPATAYGFRPDEQYYYSYSASR; encoded by the exons ATGCAAGCAGACAACgtaagatatttaaaaag GAAAGTCAAGGGAGGTAGTCTGGATGTCCATCCTACAGAGAAAGCCCTTATTGTCCAGTATGAAGTGGAAGCGACTATAATGGGCGAAATGGGAGGCCCGATGCTTGGAGAACGCAAGGCGTGTCAGAAAAC TGTTCGTCTGAAAAGCCTTAATGCCAGCACGGATATTGGGTCATTAGCGCGGAAAGTGGTGGAGGAATGCAAGCTCATTTCACCATCCAAGCTCCCAGAAGTGGAGCGACTGCTCTTCTACCTACAGAACCGCAATTCAGCTCCAG agaaaaaagagaagaagcagATAAAGCCAAGAGATCCTGCTCCGTTTGAAGGCATGGAG CTGGACGAGGAGGCCAACATTAACAGCATCGATGACTACGTGGAGCTGCTGTACGAGGACTTTCCAGAGAAAATCAGAGGAGCCACGCTTATTCTGCAGCTGGCCCGTAATCCTGACAACCTGGAGGAGCTGCTTCAGAACG AAACAGCTTTGGGAGCCCTGGCACGAGTACTGAGGGAGGACTGGAAGCAGAGCATAGACTTGTCAACTACCATCATCTACATCTTCTTTTGTTTCTCCAG TTTCATCCAGTTCCATGCGCTCATCACTCACTATAAGATTGGCGTTCTGTGCATGGGCATCATGGAGCATGAGCTGAAGAGGTACGACCTGTGGCAGGAGGAGCTGCAGAAGAAGAAGCGAGCTG GGGAGGAAGACCCAGAGAACCAAAATCTGAAGAAAGAGTATGAGAAAGCGCTGAAGAAGTACCACGGCTTGCTGACCAAGCAGGAACAGCTGCTGAGAG TGGCTCTGTATCTACTGCTGAACCTGTCTGAGGACACGCGCATAGAGCTGAAGATGAGGAACAAAAATATAGTGCACTTGCTGGTGAAAACCCTGGACCGGGAAAGTGAGGAGCTCCTGGTGCTCGTCGTGTCCTTTCTGAAGAAGCTCAGCATCTTCCTGGAGAACAAGAACGATATG GCTGAAACGGACACTGTGGAGAAGTTGGCTAAGCTGGTCCCTTGTGATCATGAGGATCTGCTGAATGTCACTCTGCGTCTCCTCCTCAACCTCTCCTTCGATACAGGCCTCCGCAGCAAGATGGTGCAGGTGGGCCTGCTGCCCAAGCTCACCGCGCTGCTAG GAGATGAAGCACAGAAGCATTTAGCCATGCGCATACTGTACCATATTAGCATGGATGACCGCTTCAAGTCCATGTTCGCCTACACAGACTGTATTCCACAG GTGATGAAGATGTTGTTTGATTGCGGTGAGGAAGGCGCAGACCCAGAGCTCATCTCCTTCAGCATCAATCTGGCAGCCAACAAGAGAAATGCACAGCTCATTTGTGAAG GTAATGGACTGAAGATGCTGATGAAGAGAGCGTTCAAGCTGAAGGATCCActgatgatgaaaatgatccgGAACATCTCCCAACACGACGGACCTTCCAAGAATTTATTCATT GATTATGTCGGAGACCTTGCCGCTCAGATTGGTCAGAACGAGGACGAGGAGTTCATGATCGAGTGTTTGGGGACACTCGCTAACCTCACCATCCCTGACCTGGACTGGGAGCTGGTGCTTAAAGAATACAACCTAGTACCCTTCCTTAAAGACCACCTCAAACCTG GTTCTGCAGAAGACGACCTTGTACTGGAGGTGGTGATAATGATCGGCACGGTCTCTATGGATGACTCCTGCGCCGCCATGTTAGCCAAGTCAGGCATCATCCCTGCTCTTATAGAGCTACTCAATG CTCAACAGGAGGATGATGAGTTTGTTTGTCAAATCGTATACGTCTTCTACCAGATGGTGTTTCACCAGGCCACTCGAGACGTCATTATAAAGGAGACCC AAGCTCCAGCTTACCTCATCGACCTGATGCATGACAAGAACGCTGAAATCTGCAACGTGTGTGACAACACACTGGATATTATAGCC GAATATGATGAAGAATGGGGGAGGAAGATCCAGAGCGAGAAGTTCCGCTGGCACAACTCTCAGTGGCTGGAGATGGTTGAGAATCGGCAGATGGATGAAGTGGAACCCTTCTTGTACGGCGATGAAGGAGAGCCCTTTTTACAGGGAGCGGACATTCTGGAGCGGCCCGACCTCTTCTACAGTGCAG ATGGATTAATCTCTGCAGATGCTGCCATCACTCCAGACTTCTTTACAGACTTTCAAAATGGAGACTATGTTGCATCACAGGGTTTCCCTGGCAG TGCTGTCTCCGAGAGATATGGTCAGGGGGCAGGGGGACCCATGCGGCCTGCTACAGCCTACGGTTTCCGGCCCGATGAGCAATACTACTACAGCTACTCAGCATCACGGTAG